Sequence from the Verrucomicrobiota bacterium genome:
TTAACTTGCCCGTTTGGATTAAACTGGTGAAATAACCACCACAATGAAAAAGCAAATTTCCACTTCGCAGGGCAGGTTGCCTGCTGGCAACTTGTTTTCCCGCCGTAACTTCTTGCAGACCACCGTGGCGGCGACCGCCTTTACCGTGGTGCCGCGCCATCTGCTGGGCGGTCCCGGACAAGTGGCCCCCAGCAACAAGATCACACTGGCCGGCATTGGCCTGGGGGGACAAGGAATGCAAGACCTGTCGGCGTTCCTGGAGTTCCCGGAAATCCAGGTCGCAGCGGTGTGCGATGTGAACCGCGAGAGTGGCGGTTACCTGTCATGGAACTGGGGTCAGGGCAAGGAACAAAAACCATGCGGTGCCGAACCGGCCCGGCGCATGGCCGAGGAGCATTACGGCAAAAATAAACCCTCCGGCCAGTATCGTGGCGTCAAAACCTACAGCGATTATCGCGAATTGCTGGAGAAAGAGGATGTGGATGCCGTCTTGGTTGCCACGCCGGATCATACACACGCGGTGATTACACTGGCCGCCCTCAAACGCGGTAAACATATTTATTGCGAAAAACCGCTCACCTACACCGTGGACGAGGCGCGGCGAGTCACTGAAGCCGCGCGCCAGGCCAAAGTCGCCACCCAATTGGGTAACCAGGGCCAGGCCGAAGAGCGCGCCCGGATCGTCCGCGAAATCATTGCCGACGGAGCCATCGGCGCGGTGCATGAAGTGCAGGTGTGGACCCCTGCCCGGTTCTGGACCTGGCCGGATTGGGAAGGCCGC
This genomic interval carries:
- a CDS encoding Gfo/Idh/MocA family oxidoreductase — encoded protein: MKKQISTSQGRLPAGNLFSRRNFLQTTVAATAFTVVPRHLLGGPGQVAPSNKITLAGIGLGGQGMQDLSAFLEFPEIQVAAVCDVNRESGGYLSWNWGQGKEQKPCGAEPARRMAEEHYGKNKPSGQYRGVKTYSDYRELLEKEDVDAVLVATPDHTHAVITLAALKRGKHIYCEKPLTYTVDEARRVTEAARQAKVATQLGNQGQAEERARIVREIIADGAIGAVHEVQVWTPARFWTWPDWEGRPKDTPPVPDGLHWDLWLGPAPYRPYHPCYHPWTWRNWLDFGTGLLGDLGCHKLSTVFKALKLGHPTSIEGCCTKQSNETYPLGEIVRFEFPARGDMPPVTLSWYDGGLKPQRPPELEPDDRQDDIVYIGDKGKLMGQRLIPDSRMDSYRKPPKTLPRSPGHYHEWVTACRGGERAGSDFVDHSGLLTQVCLLGNIAVRLQKKLIWDGAKFEFPNDKAANKLLQREYRAGWNL